DNA from Nocardioides seonyuensis:
CCGGCTGGGGGCCAGAGCTCGACCCGACGGCGCTGGGCTACCCCGTGACGGCGTTCCTGACCCTCGAGATCCGCCAGGGCGCCGGCCACGAGACCGTGGCCGACCACCTCGCCCAGATCCCTGAGGTGCTCGAGGCCCACACGATCACCGGTGCCGGCGACATGTGGGCGCGCGTGGTGGCGCGGTCCAACGCCGACCTGCAGCGGGTCATCGACCAGGTGCTCGCCGATCCGGGGATCGAGCGCTCCACGACGGTCATCGCCCTCGCCGCCCAGGTCCCCCACCGGGTGCTGCCCCTGGCCCGAGCCGCCGCTGTAACGCCGGGTTGAGGGCTGTAGTACCCCCGTTGCAAGGGGGGCACAACAGCCTCTAACCCGGCGTTACAGCGTTAGGGCAGGAGGTTGGTCGTCGGTCAGGAGTCGTAGGACCCCGCCGGGTCCATGAGGAAGGACAGGTCGTCCTCCTGGTCGATCCGGTAGCTGCCGCTGGCGTTGCAGTTGTAGTTCATGCCGAACGACGTCACCGCGACGATGATGTTCTGCGCCTCGATCTCGGGCGTCGTGATGTCGAACGTCGGTCCGCCGGAGTCGCCGAAGCAGGTGCCACCGGTGGTGCCGCTGCCGCGGTGGGAGAACATCACGGCGATGTCGCGGTAGCCGTAGGCGCCCCTGATGCTCACCAGCCGGCGGTCGGCCTTGCGCCGGGTGTCGCCTCCGAAGGCGGTCTTCGGACCGCTCTTCTCCAGCCCGTAGCCGACCGACTCGAAGAGGCCGCGCTGGCGGTCCCGGCCGTCGTACTGGTCGAGGTAGCCCTCGCTGGGCAGCGAGCCGTACTCGTCGAGGACGATCGGCTCGCTCAGCTTGAACACGCCGAGGTCGTGCAGCAGGAACTGCGCGTCGACGTAGTCGGGGTGCGTGTAGACCACCTCGGTCTCGTGCCAGGTCGGGCTGGCGTCGAGGGCGGCGGACCAGTCGGCGTAGCGCTCGGCGTTGCCGTCGGGGACGTAGGTGGAGCTCGGGTCGAGGATGTCGTAGTCGGGGGCCTCCTCCACGGAGAACCAGATGTCGTTGCCACCGAACAGCGGGTCCTCCGGCGCGACGCCGTCGAGCCCGACGTCGTAGGTGCAGTGGCCCGCCGTCACGACAGTGGTGGAGTCGATGAGCGTGCCCGTGCAGTTGAACCACCCGCCCGGGTCGTCGAACCGCGAGTCGACGGCGTTGGGGACGTAGAACAGCAGCTGGCCGACGTAGGGGTGCTCGCCCGCGTCGGGTGCTCCCCCGACAATGGCGCTCGAGGGTGCGGCAGGGGTGACGATCAGGGCGGCGCTCGCGAGTGCCACCACCGCGCCACGCCAGGTGAGGTTCCTCATGGAGATGCTCCTTCGGAGGGGTGAGCTGACTAGCCCCAAGTCACTCCATCGCCAGGGTGGCTGTCAACCCCCGAACTACCGAAGTCGCTCGGCGATCTGCTGCGCCGCGGCGATCACCCGCGGCGCCACGACGCTCTCGTCGATGGCGCCGTCGAGGGTGACGACCCCGACGCTGGCGGCGAGGCCCTCGACTCCTCGCACGGGAGCGGCAAGCCCGTGGGCCCCTGACTGGAGCTCTCCGCTCGTCACGGCGAACGCGGGGCCGGCCGGGTCGGTGAGCGTGATCGCCTTGCCAGCAGCGCCCTGGGTGAGGGGATGTCGGGAGCCGACGCGGTAGGAGACGTGGAAGTCCGTCCACGTGGGCTCCACGACTGCCAGCGCCAACGCCTCGTCGCCGTCGGCGACCGTGAGGTGGGCGGTCGACCCGATGGCCTCGGCCAGGGACCTCAGGACGGGGACGGCGAGGTCGCGCAGCACCGGCTGCACCGCACTGGCCAGGTGGAGGATCCCCAGTCCCAGGAACAGCCGACCCCGTGCGTCCCGGCGCACCAGGGCGTGCTGCTCGAGGGTGCTCACCAGCCGGTAGGCCACGGTCCGGTTGACCGCGAGCTTGGCTGCGAGCTCGGTGACGGTGAGTCCCTCGGTGCACTCCGACAGCACCCTGAGCACGCGCAGCCCGCGGTCCAGGGTCTGGGAGGTCTCGGCAGCCACCCCGACAATCTAGGCGGATCAGGAGGTCTGGCGCATCGCCCACTCGCGGATCCGGTCGATGCGGGCATGCAGCTGCTCGGCGCTGGCCACCGCAGCAGGTGGCCCGCCGCACTCCTTGCGGAGCGCCGCGTGGGTGATGCCGTGCGCCTGTCCGGTGCGGTGGTGCCAGGCCGCGACGAGGCCGTTGAGCTCACGACGCAGCACGCCGAGCTGCTGGTGGGTGGTCAACGCCTCCACGGAGTCGGCGCCGTCCTTGCCGGCCGCGCTGGCCCGCTGCTTGCTCGCGCGCTCGGTCTGGCGGGAGTGCAGGAGCTCGCGCACCTGGTCGGGCTCGAGGAGGCCGGGGATGCCGAGGAAGTCCATCTCCTCCTCGGAGCCGGCGAGGACCTCGCCGGAGTGTCCGAACTGGGCGCCGTCGTAGAGCACGTGGTCGAAGGACGCCGTCGACCCCAGCGCCTCCCACGACATCTCCAGCTCCGCCGAGGCCGACTCCCCCGCCTGCGCCTGGGCCAGCAGGTCGTTCTCGGCGGCGAAGATGTCGGACTCGTCGGTGACCCGCCGCCCGAGCACGTGATCGCGCTGGGCCTCCATGTCGGAGGCGAACTCCAAGAGGTGGGGCACCGACGGCAGGAAGACCGAGGCGGTCTCACCGCGGGAACGCGCCCGCACGAAGCGGCCGACGGCCTGGGCGAAGAACAGGGGGGTCGACGTGGTCGTGGCCCACACACCGACCGCCAGCCGGGGCACGTCGACGCCCTCGGAGACCATGCGTACGGCGACGAGCCAGCGCTTGTCGGAGGAGGTGAACGTCTCGATCTTCTTCGACGCGCCCTTCTCGTCAGAGAGGACGACGGTCGGTGCCTCGCCGGAGATCTTGCGCAGCAGCGCGGCGTAGGCGCGGGCGGAGTCCTGGTCGGAGGCGATCACCATGCCGCCGGCGTCGGGGACGTGTCGTCGTACCTCGGAGAGCCGCTTGTCGGCCGCCTGGAGGACCGCAGGGATCCAGGAGCCGGCGGGGTCGAGGGCGGTGCGCAGCGCCTGGGCGTGCATGTCCTTGGTCAGCGGCTCGCCAAGCCGGGCGGCGACCTCGTCGCCGGCGCGGGTGCGCCACTGCATCTCACCGGAGTAGGCCATGAACAGGACCGGGCGCACCACGTGGTCGCTGAGGGCGTGGGCGTAGCCATAGGTGAAGTCGGCGACCGAGCGGGGGATGCCGTCCTCCCCCGGCGCGTAGGTGACGAAGGGGATCGGGTTGATGTCGGACCTGAACGGCGTGCCGGTCAGGGCCAGTCGCCGGGTCGCGGGGTCGAACGCCTCCTTGACCCCGTCACCCCACGAGAGTGCGTCACCCGCGTGGTGGATCTCGTCGAGGATGACCAGGGTCTTGAAGCGCTCGGTGCGGATGCGCATGGCAAGCGGGTTGACCGCGACCCCGGCATAGGTCACCGCGATGCCGACGTAGTCGCCCGACGTCCGGCCCTTGCCGGCGGCGTAGGTCGGGTCGATCGGGATCCCCGCCCTGGCGGCGGCCTCGGCCCACTGGGTCTTGAGGTGCTCGGTCGGCGCGACCACGGTGATGCGGTCGACGACACGGCGGCTCAGGAGGTCGGCGGCGACCGTCAGGGCGAAGGTCGTCTTGCCGGCGCCGGGCGTGGCGACGGCGAGGAAGTCGCGCGGCTGCGCGGCGGCGTACTGCTCCACCGCTGCCTGCTGCCAGGCGCGCAGCGAGGGCGCCGTGCCCCACGCCGCCCTGTCGGGCCACGCGGGAGGCAGCGGCGCGTCGGGCCGCCCGGTCACTCGCCGGAGCCCGAGCCGCCGGGGCCGCCTGAACCGGATCCGTCGCCGGAGCCGCCCGCTCCCATCGACTCCCAGATCTCCTTGCACTCCGGGCACGTGGGGTACTTCTCCGGCGCCCTGCTCGGGACCCAGACCTTGCCGCAGAGGGCCACCACGGGGGTGCCCATCACCATCGCCTCGGTGAGCTTGTCCTTGGGCACGTAGTGCGAGAAGCGCTCGTGGTCACCCTCGTCGGTCGGCACCGTCTGGCGTTCCTTGACGGTCTGGCTGCCGGGAGAGAAACCAATCGTGCTCATGATGGGCCAGCCTACTCGCTGGGTCAGTTCAGATCAGGGTCGACGGGCCGGGTCGCGTGCCAGGCGAGGGTCCCCGGCTGGCGCCGGAGCACGTCACGACGCAGCGTGTCGGTGTCGCCGACGAAGGCATCCGCGTCGGTGCCCGAGACGACGTACCAGCTGCCCTCGGCGATCTCGTCGCGCAGCTGCTGGGCGCCCCAACCGGCATAGCCGGCGAAGACGCGCAGTCGGGCGAGGGAGCCCTCCACCAGCTCGATGGGGGTGTCGAGGTCGAGGATGCCCAGCCGGCCGGTCACCCCGCGCCAGCCCAGCGGGACGTCCTCGAGGTCGCGCAGCAGACCCACGGCCAACGCCCCGTCGAGGCCCACCGGTCCTCCACGGAACAGCACCTCGGGGCGGTCGACGACCCCGCTCCACGGCTCCAGCACGTCGGCGACGAGCACGGCGCTGGGGCGGTTGAGGATGACGCCCAGGGCCCCCTCGTCGTCTGCGTCGAGCAGCATGACCACGGTCTCGGAGAAGTTGGGGTCGCGCAGCGCAGGAGTCGCGACCAGCAGGGTGCCGGGGCCGACGTTCCCTGACTCGCTCATGCGCCCATTCTGCAGCAGGAACGCGCAAGACGACCCCCGGCCGACGCACTGTGGGAGGGAGGGAGATCGCAGCTATCGGAAACCGCGTTCGGCGTCGGTCTGGGGGTCGCCCTGATCAGGGGCCCGTGAGGGCGGTCAGGCGGCAAGCACCGCCTTGAGACGCTCCACCAGGGTGGGCGCGTGGTCGTGCCGCGAGGCTCCGACCGTGGGGTACGACGTCCGGGCACGCAGGGCGATCGCCTCGCCGATGCGTGCGGCCGCCGCGGTGTCGTCCTGGCCCGACCGTCCGGCCATCAGGGCGATCATGGCGTGCTCCTTGCCGGTGGCACGCGCCATGACGGCCGCCATCTCCGGCGAGGTGGGCGAGGCTGTGTAGTGGTCGAGGACGCGGCGCACGCCGGGGAGCGCGTCGGCCGTGGCCTGCCAGGCGGAGACGACTGCCGACTCGAGGTCGACGGGCTCCTCGGCGAGTGCCTGGTCGATGCGGCCGGAGAGGCTGGTGTGCCAGCGGAGCTGGAGGGAGCCGAGCAGGGTCAGCTCGTCGGAGAAGGTCTCATTCACGCCCGGGACGTCCATCGGGAGGATGCCGTCACGGCGCTCGTCGGCGGTGCGGATGACCTCACGCAGGACCTCGCCGCGGCGGTGGTGGTTCTTCCAAGTCATGGTGTTACTCCTTCGGTTCCATACCGTGAGTACGTACCCCTAGTATGCCGACTCTGCAATGGCACACAAGCAGGTTCCGGCGTGAACCGCACCACACGTTCGCGTCACAGGTCACTAAGGTGTCGTCGGTGACCAGGTCCTCGGCGTCGAAGCTCATCCCCAAGGTGCCCAAGGTGAAGGTGTCCAAGGGGTCGGGCCGCCGGCAGCAGTACTCCGACTCGACCAAGCAGGCCCTCGTCGACGTGGCCGAGGAGCTCTTCACCACGCACGGCTACGCCGCCACCTCGCTCGATGCCATCGTGGCGGGTGCCGACGTGACCAAGGGCGCGCTCTACCACCACTTCAGCGGCAAGCAGGCAGTGTTCGAGGCCGTCTTCGAGCGCATCGACAGCCGGTGCAGCACAGCCATCCACGAGGCCACCACCGCCGCGAAGGACGACCCTTGGGCCATGGCGGTCGCGGGGCTGCGCACCTTCCTCGGCATCGTCCAGCAGCCGTCCTACCGGCGGGTGGTGATCCAGGACGGCCCGTCGGTGCTGGGCTACGAGCGGTTCCGCGAGCAGGAGGAGCGCTCCACCTACGCCAACGTCGTCGAGATCGTGCGCACAGTCCTCCACGTCGGCGCCTGGGACGTCGACGAGGCGATGGTCGAGACCTTCACGCAGATCTTCTTCGGAGCGCTGTCTGCCGCGGGCGGATCGGTCGCGCAGAGCGACGAGCCGGGTGCCGCCGCGGCGCGCGTGGAGACCGCGATCATGTTCCTGCTGAGCGGTCTCCAGGCCCTGGCCGAGCAGGGCGCGGCCCTGCCCAGCGCCACGCCGGAGGCGCAGGCGTAGGGCCTACTTGGCCCAGGTGAGGTTGCCGGTCCGGGCCGGGACCAGCTCGATCCAGACGCGGCCCGCGGGGACCTTCAGCTCCCCCGACCTGGTGGAGAGCTCGATCGCCCCGCGCAGTCCGTCCTTGCTCCACGTCCCCCGGATCATCCGGCCGCCGTGGAACAGGATCGCCTCTCCCTTGCCCTCGAGCTTGGTCTCCGGAACGGGGTAGCCCGCGGGGTCGCGGTAGCCCGCGTCGCCCACCGGCACCCGCAGCACGAGGACCGACGTCGCCGGGAACTGGTCACCCTCCGCGGCGTAGGAGTTCGTGTTGACGTACTTGCCGCCGGCGTAGCTCCACGACGTGGCGTGACCACCGAAGCTGGCGACCAGCGACCGCGCCTTCTTGCCGCGCGGCAGGTCCTCGGCGGTGCCGAAGTCGAGGTAGGGCCTGGGCTCCTCACCGGTGCGCGCCTTCTTGGCGATCTCGTCCAGACGCGCGAAGAGGTTGTAGGGGGCCGAGCGGCTGGACTCCCGGTAGACGCCGGGAGCACCCTCGGTGACGTAGGGGATCTTTGCGGCATTGATGCGGTTGAGCGTGATCTGGGCGGCACCGCTGGTCACGACCGTGGCGTCCTCGGGGACGATCCCGATGTCGCTGGCGCGCATCGACCGGACGGGGCCGATGTTGCTCGGCAGCTTGGAGTAGTAGAACGCCGCCAGACGGGTCATGCCGCCCTCGACGAGCTCCTCCACGACCATGTCGGCCGAGCCGAGACCGACCTGCGGGGCGCTCGAGGAGGTGTTGTCGACCTTGGTCACGATCACCGGGTGCTGCGGGGCCTTGCCCTTGCGCTCGAGACCGGTCAGCGGCCAGTAGGACGGCTCCGGCGGCTCCTCGGTGGCCTCCGCGGTGGGCTCGGAGTCCGACGACGGCTCGGCGGGCTCGTCGCTGCCGCTGCACCCGGCGAGG
Protein-coding regions in this window:
- a CDS encoding Lrp/AsnC family transcriptional regulator, whose translation is MDQLDSNLLDLFSREPRIGVLEASRRLGVARGTVQARLDRLTAAGIVTGWGPELDPTALGYPVTAFLTLEIRQGAGHETVADHLAQIPEVLEAHTITGAGDMWARVVARSNADLQRVIDQVLADPGIERSTTVIALAAQVPHRVLPLARAAAVTPG
- a CDS encoding trypsin-like serine protease, translating into MRNLTWRGAVVALASAALIVTPAAPSSAIVGGAPDAGEHPYVGQLLFYVPNAVDSRFDDPGGWFNCTGTLIDSTTVVTAGHCTYDVGLDGVAPEDPLFGGNDIWFSVEEAPDYDILDPSSTYVPDGNAERYADWSAALDASPTWHETEVVYTHPDYVDAQFLLHDLGVFKLSEPIVLDEYGSLPSEGYLDQYDGRDRQRGLFESVGYGLEKSGPKTAFGGDTRRKADRRLVSIRGAYGYRDIAVMFSHRGSGTTGGTCFGDSGGPTFDITTPEIEAQNIIVAVTSFGMNYNCNASGSYRIDQEDDLSFLMDPAGSYDS
- a CDS encoding IclR family transcriptional regulator; translated protein: MAAETSQTLDRGLRVLRVLSECTEGLTVTELAAKLAVNRTVAYRLVSTLEQHALVRRDARGRLFLGLGILHLASAVQPVLRDLAVPVLRSLAEAIGSTAHLTVADGDEALALAVVEPTWTDFHVSYRVGSRHPLTQGAAGKAITLTDPAGPAFAVTSGELQSGAHGLAAPVRGVEGLAASVGVVTLDGAIDESVVAPRVIAAAQQIAERLR
- a CDS encoding DEAD/DEAH box helicase, which encodes MTGRPDAPLPPAWPDRAAWGTAPSLRAWQQAAVEQYAAAQPRDFLAVATPGAGKTTFALTVAADLLSRRVVDRITVVAPTEHLKTQWAEAAARAGIPIDPTYAAGKGRTSGDYVGIAVTYAGVAVNPLAMRIRTERFKTLVILDEIHHAGDALSWGDGVKEAFDPATRRLALTGTPFRSDINPIPFVTYAPGEDGIPRSVADFTYGYAHALSDHVVRPVLFMAYSGEMQWRTRAGDEVAARLGEPLTKDMHAQALRTALDPAGSWIPAVLQAADKRLSEVRRHVPDAGGMVIASDQDSARAYAALLRKISGEAPTVVLSDEKGASKKIETFTSSDKRWLVAVRMVSEGVDVPRLAVGVWATTTSTPLFFAQAVGRFVRARSRGETASVFLPSVPHLLEFASDMEAQRDHVLGRRVTDESDIFAAENDLLAQAQAGESASAELEMSWEALGSTASFDHVLYDGAQFGHSGEVLAGSEEEMDFLGIPGLLEPDQVRELLHSRQTERASKQRASAAGKDGADSVEALTTHQQLGVLRRELNGLVAAWHHRTGQAHGITHAALRKECGGPPAAVASAEQLHARIDRIREWAMRQTS
- a CDS encoding DUF3039 domain-containing protein; this translates as MSTIGFSPGSQTVKERQTVPTDEGDHERFSHYVPKDKLTEAMVMGTPVVALCGKVWVPSRAPEKYPTCPECKEIWESMGAGGSGDGSGSGGPGGSGSGE
- a CDS encoding YqgE/AlgH family protein, translated to MSESGNVGPGTLLVATPALRDPNFSETVVMLLDADDEGALGVILNRPSAVLVADVLEPWSGVVDRPEVLFRGGPVGLDGALAVGLLRDLEDVPLGWRGVTGRLGILDLDTPIELVEGSLARLRVFAGYAGWGAQQLRDEIAEGSWYVVSGTDADAFVGDTDTLRRDVLRRQPGTLAWHATRPVDPDLN
- a CDS encoding TetR/AcrR family transcriptional regulator, which produces MTRSSASKLIPKVPKVKVSKGSGRRQQYSDSTKQALVDVAEELFTTHGYAATSLDAIVAGADVTKGALYHHFSGKQAVFEAVFERIDSRCSTAIHEATTAAKDDPWAMAVAGLRTFLGIVQQPSYRRVVIQDGPSVLGYERFREQEERSTYANVVEIVRTVLHVGAWDVDEAMVETFTQIFFGALSAAGGSVAQSDEPGAAAARVETAIMFLLSGLQALAEQGAALPSATPEAQA
- a CDS encoding DUF3048 domain-containing protein, coding for MRHRLRPSSAGRSSARRPARAAAVALVAASLLLAGCSGSDEPAEPSSDSEPTAEATEEPPEPSYWPLTGLERKGKAPQHPVIVTKVDNTSSSAPQVGLGSADMVVEELVEGGMTRLAAFYYSKLPSNIGPVRSMRASDIGIVPEDATVVTSGAAQITLNRINAAKIPYVTEGAPGVYRESSRSAPYNLFARLDEIAKKARTGEEPRPYLDFGTAEDLPRGKKARSLVASFGGHATSWSYAGGKYVNTNSYAAEGDQFPATSVLVLRVPVGDAGYRDPAGYPVPETKLEGKGEAILFHGGRMIRGTWSKDGLRGAIELSTRSGELKVPAGRVWIELVPARTGNLTWAK